In one window of Eggerthella guodeyinii DNA:
- a CDS encoding acyl-CoA dehydrogenase family protein — MGKLTPQEFESYLKELRAFVEGPCEEMQADIEVTNKFPQEFYDQCNEHNIYRMSLPEEYGGWGLSELETLKCQEEFSRGPGGMRMHMHFAQDLNWRPLYDYGSEELKAELMPKFQDKSIFSAWCLTEATGGTGADLHTTAVKDENGDYVLNGEKWLISFTDMNTHSYIHAVTDPDADPDHRLSTFYVPVDTPGYEVTPMPHMMGCRGAGHTGLKFTNMKVDKKYLLGEEGQGMEIAMHSLAVSRVHIAASNLGMAQRMLEISLARAADRITFGKPILSRQAIKMKIANMQMYIHALRTMVYDFCKDYMHEPNGAYIAEKAACCKLFSIDTTRLVSDEMLEIFGGDGYFEDNPFGPVERLYRDCRAMWLEEGAPTVQRITIARDCIKHGGTMAYLD; from the coding sequence ATGGGCAAGCTTACGCCGCAGGAATTCGAATCGTATCTCAAGGAGCTGCGCGCCTTCGTCGAGGGGCCGTGCGAGGAGATGCAGGCCGACATCGAGGTCACGAACAAGTTCCCCCAGGAATTCTACGACCAGTGCAACGAGCACAACATCTACCGCATGTCGCTGCCCGAGGAGTACGGCGGCTGGGGCCTCAGCGAGCTCGAGACGCTCAAGTGCCAGGAGGAGTTCTCGCGCGGCCCCGGCGGCATGCGCATGCACATGCACTTCGCCCAGGACCTGAACTGGCGCCCGCTGTACGACTACGGCTCCGAGGAGCTCAAGGCCGAGCTCATGCCGAAGTTCCAGGACAAGTCCATCTTCTCGGCCTGGTGCCTCACCGAGGCCACGGGCGGCACGGGCGCCGACCTGCACACGACGGCCGTCAAGGACGAGAACGGCGACTACGTGCTGAACGGCGAGAAGTGGCTCATCTCGTTCACCGACATGAACACGCACTCCTACATCCACGCGGTCACCGACCCCGACGCCGACCCCGACCATCGCCTGTCCACGTTCTACGTGCCGGTGGACACCCCCGGCTACGAAGTCACGCCCATGCCGCACATGATGGGCTGCCGCGGCGCCGGCCACACGGGCCTCAAGTTCACGAACATGAAGGTGGACAAGAAGTACCTCCTGGGCGAAGAGGGCCAGGGCATGGAGATCGCCATGCACTCGCTGGCCGTGTCGCGCGTGCACATCGCCGCGTCGAACCTCGGCATGGCGCAGCGCATGCTGGAGATCTCGCTCGCCCGCGCCGCCGACCGCATCACGTTCGGCAAGCCCATCCTGTCGCGCCAGGCCATCAAGATGAAGATCGCGAACATGCAGATGTACATCCACGCGCTGCGCACCATGGTGTACGACTTCTGCAAGGATTACATGCACGAGCCGAACGGCGCCTACATCGCCGAGAAGGCGGCCTGCTGCAAGCTGTTCTCCATCGACACGACGCGCCTCGTGTCCGACGAGATGCTCGAGATCTTCGGCGGCGACGGCTACTTCGAGGACAACCCGTTCGGCCCGGTGGAGCGCCTGTACCGCGACTGCCGCGCCATGTGGCTGGAAGAGGGCGCGCCCACGGTGCAGCGCATCACCATCGCGCGCGACTGCATCAAGCACGGCGGCACGATGGCCTACCTCGACTAG
- a CDS encoding PaaI family thioesterase — translation MGTMNPDHANAVMELINRSPYFELLGIELVELAEGSCRVACTFERRHMNAFGGAHGGAYASLLDCAAYWALYGSLAEDEGFTTMDLATTCLKATGTGPVTATGRVIKRGRTVCLCEAEAHDERGALLAHATSKMLVGAHLQPMSAAVRELGSAALPPKFLA, via the coding sequence ATGGGCACCATGAATCCGGATCATGCGAACGCGGTGATGGAGCTGATCAACCGCTCGCCGTACTTCGAGCTGCTCGGCATCGAGCTCGTGGAGCTGGCCGAGGGATCGTGCCGGGTGGCGTGCACGTTCGAGCGCAGGCATATGAACGCGTTCGGCGGCGCCCACGGCGGCGCGTACGCCTCGCTGCTCGACTGCGCCGCGTACTGGGCGCTGTACGGGTCGCTCGCCGAGGACGAGGGGTTCACCACGATGGACCTGGCCACGACCTGCCTGAAGGCGACCGGCACGGGGCCCGTCACGGCGACGGGGCGCGTCATCAAGCGCGGGCGCACCGTGTGTTTGTGCGAAGCCGAGGCGCACGACGAGCGCGGCGCGCTCTTGGCGCACGCGACGTCGAAGATGCTCGTGGGAGCGCACCTGCAGCCGATGAGCGCGGCCGTGCGCGAGCTGGGCTCCGCCGCGCTGCCGCCGAAGTTCCTCGCCTGA
- a CDS encoding LysR family transcriptional regulator, which produces MMTASTPPGKAAMNLAHLYYFRTLAELEHFTKAAEQLYVAQSTLSNAMARLEEELGVTLFERRGRTVELTKYGREFQASVVEALNVLDKGVARAREHADRMTGTIDVGTVYTIQGDYLPALVRAYRDEYGAGLTVNLFQGLTLPLLEDLERGRYELAFTARAEHRPGLTFVPVLRQSLGALVHRTHPLAARAAVRLSDVAALGAPVVTYRDATPLGAKVARLAADAGIAVSDGADDEITIGSLVDASPDAVGLVLDTLGVAPFGDLTVVPLADVGEGFHEVCLVYRTCSYKSRAAEAFIELARSFSWPPEDAARDLRR; this is translated from the coding sequence ATGATGACGGCATCGACCCCGCCGGGAAAGGCCGCCATGAACCTCGCCCACCTCTACTACTTCCGCACGCTCGCCGAGCTCGAGCATTTCACGAAGGCCGCCGAGCAGCTGTACGTGGCGCAGTCCACGCTGTCGAACGCCATGGCCCGGCTGGAGGAGGAGCTCGGCGTGACGCTGTTCGAGCGGCGGGGGCGCACGGTCGAGCTCACGAAGTACGGGCGCGAGTTCCAGGCGTCGGTCGTCGAGGCCCTGAACGTGCTGGACAAGGGCGTGGCGCGCGCCCGCGAGCACGCCGACCGGATGACGGGCACCATCGACGTGGGCACGGTGTACACGATCCAGGGCGACTACCTGCCGGCCCTCGTGCGCGCCTACCGCGACGAGTACGGCGCGGGCCTCACGGTGAACCTGTTCCAGGGCCTCACGCTGCCGCTGCTCGAGGATCTGGAGCGGGGCCGCTACGAGCTGGCCTTCACCGCGCGGGCGGAGCATCGCCCGGGCCTCACGTTCGTCCCCGTGCTGCGCCAGTCCCTCGGCGCGCTCGTGCACCGGACGCACCCGCTTGCGGCGCGCGCGGCCGTCCGGCTTTCCGACGTGGCGGCCCTCGGCGCGCCCGTGGTCACCTACCGCGACGCGACGCCGCTCGGCGCGAAGGTGGCGCGCCTCGCCGCGGACGCCGGCATCGCGGTGTCGGACGGGGCCGACGACGAGATCACCATCGGCAGCCTCGTGGACGCCTCGCCCGACGCCGTGGGCCTCGTGCTCGACACGCTCGGCGTGGCGCCGTTCGGCGACCTGACCGTCGTGCCCCTCGCGGACGTGGGCGAGGGCTTCCACGAGGTGTGCCTCGTCTACCGCACGTGCTCCTACAAGTCGCGCGCCGCCGAGGCCTTCATCGAGCTGGCCCGCTCGTTCTCCTGGCCGCCGGAGGATGCGGCGCGCGACCTGCGTCGATAG
- a CDS encoding TetR/AcrR family transcriptional regulator C-terminal domain-containing protein: MNALSTMLLIADTFVALCDEMPLKKVSISDIIERTGKNRKTFYYHFENKDCLITWIFRYDLGQELKRRFPESALVYETGTNDSSAQFPFYILQKSGVRSLDHAEFFDCFARVLEAKRHFYTQALADTNPYSLRNYLYHLYLPALRNDIDLILANRYLPQENIQFLAEFYTCAFLYYFIRKCDQPGAERLTGQAGPFANIIHSSLEAQIKEAQLRRNL; this comes from the coding sequence ATGAACGCGCTCAGCACGATGCTCCTCATCGCCGACACGTTCGTCGCGCTATGCGACGAGATGCCGCTCAAGAAGGTGTCCATCAGCGACATCATCGAGCGCACGGGGAAGAACCGCAAGACGTTCTACTACCACTTCGAGAACAAGGACTGTCTCATCACGTGGATCTTCCGCTACGACCTCGGCCAGGAGCTCAAGCGCCGCTTCCCCGAGAGCGCGCTCGTGTACGAGACCGGCACGAACGACTCCTCGGCGCAGTTCCCGTTCTACATCCTGCAGAAATCGGGCGTGCGCTCCCTCGACCATGCCGAGTTCTTCGACTGCTTCGCGCGCGTGCTCGAGGCCAAGCGGCACTTCTACACCCAGGCGCTGGCCGACACGAACCCGTACTCGCTGCGCAACTACCTGTACCACCTGTACCTGCCCGCGCTGCGCAACGACATCGACCTCATCCTGGCGAACCGCTACCTGCCCCAGGAGAACATCCAGTTCCTGGCCGAGTTCTACACGTGCGCGTTCCTGTACTACTTCATCCGCAAGTGCGACCAGCCGGGCGCCGAGCGCCTGACCGGCCAAGCCGGCCCCTTCGCGAACATCATCCACAGCTCGCTCGAGGCCCAGATCAAGGAAGCGCAGCTGCGCCGCAACCTGTAG
- a CDS encoding FAD-dependent oxidoreductase, with protein MAKYQKLLEPFSIGGVEIRNRFVMLPMTTEMVDNYYITDAIVDFYEERAKGGTGLLELGSAYISDCFNATPKYHTTTGAAGIWDDAFVPGLTRINEACHKHGAKTAVQLQLCYEWRASGDDELKSYAPSKDVPSGPFVGMPECEYTTEEIATVVKQYGEAARRAVEAGFDIIEIHAGIGYMVMRFLSKYSNHRTDEYGGSPENRARLLTEILDEVHRVCPDTPVLVRISADDLMPNGNRIEDTLELIPIIEKHGVDAWSVQAGFHEAPRPVANQIVPEGEFIDLAKQVKTVTDKPVFPGTRINSLDMCDKVVTQGYGDAVGMARQFIADPETAGKVAAGHPEQVRPCIVCSRCLDHTFLGQPIWCSVNGNIDNIAIGHPEDQPAYEKKHIVVVGAGPGGLETARVAAVRGHKVTVLDKSDRVGGLLNMAQVLNAKIEPLVTYWNEELKLHPNIELKLGTKVTADTIKALDPDEVVVAPGGEVIGVDVPGIDGKNVVSSQDIKDMVAGIVPEGKGLIWKAAVAAIKAQGGTVGFMRMGLNMASGPTAIVGKRVVVVGGGFAGLEVAESMSDGREITVIDEAKKMGNGIGIIDKNPTINLVKQKGVKLMPLTKLVEVTKKGAKVQNVETGEEQLLECDTVLLSLGVEANTKLYDEVVKIFPNAKLIGDATTPAGKVYRTLEAVNAGYKEAMAF; from the coding sequence GTGGCAAAGTATCAGAAGCTGCTGGAACCGTTCAGCATCGGCGGGGTCGAGATCAGGAACCGGTTCGTCATGCTGCCCATGACCACCGAGATGGTCGACAACTACTACATCACCGACGCCATCGTCGACTTCTACGAGGAGCGCGCCAAGGGCGGCACGGGCCTGCTGGAGCTGGGCAGCGCCTACATCAGCGACTGCTTCAACGCGACGCCGAAGTACCACACCACCACGGGCGCTGCGGGCATCTGGGACGACGCGTTCGTGCCCGGCCTCACGCGCATCAACGAGGCCTGCCACAAGCACGGCGCCAAGACGGCCGTCCAGCTGCAGCTGTGCTACGAGTGGCGCGCGTCGGGCGACGACGAGCTGAAGAGCTACGCCCCGTCCAAGGACGTGCCGAGCGGCCCGTTCGTGGGCATGCCCGAGTGCGAGTACACCACCGAAGAGATCGCCACCGTGGTGAAGCAGTACGGCGAGGCCGCGCGCCGCGCCGTGGAGGCCGGTTTCGACATCATCGAGATCCACGCGGGCATCGGCTACATGGTCATGCGCTTCCTGTCCAAGTACTCCAACCACCGCACCGATGAATACGGCGGCAGCCCGGAGAACCGTGCGCGCCTGCTGACCGAGATCCTCGACGAGGTGCACCGCGTGTGCCCGGACACCCCGGTGCTCGTGCGCATCTCGGCCGACGACCTCATGCCGAACGGCAACCGCATCGAGGACACCCTCGAGCTCATCCCGATCATCGAGAAGCACGGCGTGGACGCGTGGAGCGTGCAGGCGGGCTTCCATGAGGCCCCGCGCCCCGTGGCCAACCAGATCGTGCCGGAAGGCGAGTTCATCGACCTCGCCAAGCAGGTGAAGACCGTCACGGACAAGCCCGTGTTCCCCGGCACCCGCATCAACTCGCTCGACATGTGCGACAAGGTGGTCACGCAGGGCTACGGCGACGCCGTGGGCATGGCGCGCCAGTTCATCGCCGACCCGGAGACGGCGGGCAAGGTTGCCGCCGGCCATCCCGAGCAGGTGCGCCCCTGCATCGTGTGCAGCCGCTGCCTCGACCACACGTTCCTCGGCCAGCCCATCTGGTGCTCGGTCAACGGCAACATCGACAACATCGCCATCGGGCATCCCGAGGACCAGCCCGCCTACGAGAAGAAGCACATCGTCGTGGTGGGCGCCGGCCCCGGCGGCCTCGAGACGGCGCGCGTCGCGGCCGTGCGCGGCCACAAGGTGACCGTGCTCGACAAGTCCGACCGCGTGGGCGGCCTGCTGAACATGGCGCAGGTGCTGAACGCCAAGATCGAGCCCCTCGTGACGTACTGGAACGAGGAGCTGAAGCTGCATCCCAACATCGAGCTCAAGCTGGGCACGAAGGTGACCGCCGACACCATCAAGGCGCTCGACCCCGACGAGGTCGTGGTCGCGCCGGGCGGCGAGGTCATCGGCGTGGACGTGCCGGGCATCGACGGCAAGAACGTCGTCAGCTCGCAGGACATCAAGGACATGGTCGCGGGCATCGTGCCCGAGGGCAAGGGCCTTATCTGGAAGGCGGCCGTTGCGGCCATCAAGGCGCAGGGCGGCACCGTGGGCTTCATGCGCATGGGCCTCAACATGGCGAGCGGCCCCACCGCCATCGTGGGCAAGCGCGTCGTGGTCGTGGGCGGCGGGTTCGCCGGCCTCGAGGTCGCCGAATCCATGAGCGACGGCCGCGAGATCACGGTCATCGACGAGGCCAAGAAGATGGGCAACGGCATCGGCATCATCGACAAGAACCCCACCATCAACCTCGTGAAGCAGAAGGGCGTGAAGCTCATGCCGCTGACGAAGCTGGTCGAGGTCACGAAGAAGGGCGCGAAGGTCCAGAACGTGGAGACGGGCGAGGAGCAGCTGCTCGAGTGCGACACCGTGCTGCTGTCGCTGGGCGTCGAGGCCAACACCAAGCTGTACGACGAGGTGGTCAAGATCTTCCCGAACGCCAAGCTCATCGGCGACGCCACCACGCCCGCGGGCAAGGTGTACCGCACGCTCGAGGCCGTGAACGCCGGCTACAAGGAGGCCATGGCCTTCTAA
- a CDS encoding acyl-CoA dehydrogenase family protein has translation MNPQATITDEAFQAYLLQIRALAEGPFEEMQPEIEVSNRFPQRFYDLARDNDLYRFYLPAEYGGWGLNELEILRVQEEFSRGPGGMRMHLHHAADMNWRILDDYGCPALKARYMDKFQDKSIYCNFAITEQTGGTGADIHTTAVKDADGNYVLNGEKWLISHTDCSDFTYVIAATDPDSDKDSRLSAFFVPTDAPGFELVPMPHMMGCRGAGHAGLKFDNVVLSPEHLLGEEGQGMEIAMHSLSVSRVHIACSNLGMAQRMLEISLARAEDRVTFGKPIASRQMIKREIAEMQTYVHALRTLVHDFARDFDDDPHGADIEEKAAIAKLFSIYTTRIVSDAMLEIFGGDGYFEDNPYGPVERLYRDARAMWLEEGAPNVQRITIARACQQRKGELSYRY, from the coding sequence ATGAATCCCCAGGCAACGATCACCGACGAAGCATTCCAAGCCTACCTGCTGCAGATCAGGGCGCTCGCGGAGGGCCCCTTCGAGGAGATGCAGCCCGAGATCGAGGTGTCGAACCGGTTTCCGCAGCGGTTCTACGACCTCGCCCGCGACAACGACCTGTACCGCTTCTACCTGCCGGCGGAGTACGGCGGCTGGGGCCTCAACGAGCTGGAGATCCTCCGCGTGCAGGAGGAGTTCTCGCGCGGCCCGGGCGGCATGCGCATGCACCTGCACCACGCGGCCGACATGAACTGGCGCATCCTCGACGACTACGGCTGCCCCGCGCTCAAGGCCCGCTACATGGACAAGTTCCAGGACAAGTCGATCTACTGCAACTTCGCCATCACCGAGCAGACGGGCGGCACGGGCGCGGACATCCACACCACCGCCGTGAAGGATGCCGACGGCAACTACGTGCTGAACGGCGAGAAGTGGCTCATCTCCCACACGGATTGCAGCGACTTCACGTACGTCATCGCCGCCACCGACCCCGATTCGGACAAGGACTCCCGCCTCTCGGCGTTCTTCGTGCCCACCGATGCCCCCGGCTTCGAGCTGGTGCCCATGCCGCACATGATGGGCTGCCGCGGGGCGGGGCACGCGGGCCTCAAATTCGACAACGTGGTGCTGTCCCCCGAGCACCTGCTGGGCGAGGAGGGGCAGGGCATGGAGATCGCCATGCACTCGCTGTCGGTGTCGCGCGTGCACATCGCGTGCTCGAACCTCGGCATGGCGCAGCGCATGCTGGAGATCTCGCTCGCCCGCGCCGAGGACCGCGTCACGTTCGGCAAGCCCATCGCCTCGCGCCAGATGATCAAGCGCGAGATCGCCGAGATGCAGACCTACGTGCACGCGCTGCGCACCCTCGTGCACGATTTCGCGCGCGATTTCGACGACGATCCGCACGGGGCCGACATCGAGGAGAAGGCCGCCATCGCCAAGCTGTTCTCCATCTACACCACCCGCATCGTCTCCGACGCGATGCTCGAGATCTTCGGCGGCGACGGCTACTTCGAGGACAACCCCTACGGCCCGGTGGAGCGCCTGTACCGCGACGCGCGCGCCATGTGGCTGGAGGAAGGCGCGCCGAACGTGCAGCGCATCACCATCGCCCGCGCCTGCCAGCAGCGCAAAGGCGAGCTCTCCTACCGGTACTAA
- a CDS encoding LysR family transcriptional regulator produces the protein MNNSSSLSLSQLYNFKKLAETQHMTRAAKELYITQPTLSLSIKALEHELGVPLFFRDGRQIKLTKHGRDFYADVAGVLSDLDRSIAAVRAQGTVGCGSLSIGTIPTIQHDFLPELLQQFWQEYGYDVKMGFTVEFSLPLIRSLKAQEFDLIFASKADNEPNLCFVPMLTKRLILVVHEESPFADRDSVSLSELRGVPFASYAPDTPLGMEAKRLFEGVGIQPAIVYDDEFMLTSVVVANHAMPGVMLDTFAIERFDGVRKIALADVPDAFHYIYLAYDKRIYRSQVVESFIETARRFSSIAQDEAPGTFAVPA, from the coding sequence GTGAACAACTCTTCTTCGCTTTCCCTCTCGCAGCTGTACAACTTCAAGAAGCTGGCGGAGACGCAGCACATGACCCGCGCGGCGAAAGAGCTCTACATCACCCAGCCCACGTTGAGCCTGTCCATCAAGGCGCTCGAGCACGAGCTGGGCGTGCCCCTCTTCTTCCGCGACGGGCGCCAGATCAAGCTCACGAAGCACGGGCGCGACTTCTACGCCGACGTCGCCGGCGTGCTGAGCGACCTCGACCGCAGCATCGCGGCGGTGCGCGCCCAGGGCACGGTGGGATGCGGCTCGCTCAGCATCGGCACCATCCCCACGATCCAGCACGACTTCCTTCCCGAGCTGCTGCAGCAGTTCTGGCAGGAGTACGGCTACGACGTGAAGATGGGCTTCACCGTGGAGTTCTCGCTGCCGCTCATCCGCTCGCTCAAGGCCCAGGAGTTCGACCTGATCTTCGCCTCGAAGGCCGACAACGAGCCGAACCTGTGCTTCGTGCCCATGCTGACGAAGCGCCTCATCCTCGTCGTGCACGAGGAAAGCCCCTTCGCCGACCGCGACAGCGTGTCGCTGTCGGAGCTGCGCGGCGTGCCGTTCGCCAGCTACGCGCCCGACACGCCGCTGGGGATGGAGGCGAAGCGGCTGTTCGAGGGGGTCGGCATCCAGCCCGCCATCGTCTACGACGACGAGTTCATGCTGACGAGCGTCGTCGTGGCGAACCACGCCATGCCCGGCGTCATGCTGGACACGTTCGCCATCGAGCGCTTCGACGGCGTGCGCAAGATCGCGCTGGCCGACGTGCCCGATGCCTTCCACTACATCTACCTGGCGTACGACAAGCGCATCTACCGCAGCCAGGTGGTGGAGAGCTTCATCGAGACGGCGCGCCGCTTCTCCTCGATCGCGCAGGACGAGGCTCCGGGCACGTTCGCCGTCCCCGCCTGA
- a CDS encoding CaiB/BaiF CoA transferase family protein, whose protein sequence is MGNPSFARLRVLDLSRYLPGGYATQVLADLGADVVKVEDVGLGDFCRHEQPRRNTMSYYLEALGRNKRSVALDLKDEEAHAAFLKLAEGADVVMESFRPGVTKKLGIDYGTLAAANPRLVYCSFSGYGQDDPRSQLPLHDLNMQAQSGYLSLNGGVKAPLHLCDLASSMVAAQSVLAALYDREITGEGRFIDVSMFDSFVWWNSLIDERWCFQGGIDEGSVIYPADCCFYNIYETRDGGKLAFGLIEDKFWTAFCEAAGVPELACKPAGAYERMRELVASRTRAEWEEWLVGKDLCIASVIDKDEAIAQLLEREPDMMAYRDFPRAGRVLQTNLPHNIAGMRPSIDTFTEAPAHGEHTAAVLAEAGLSADDVARLERRGAVRSAS, encoded by the coding sequence ATGGGCAACCCATCGTTTGCGCGGCTGCGCGTGCTCGACCTGTCGAGGTACCTTCCCGGCGGGTACGCCACGCAGGTGCTGGCGGACCTCGGGGCCGACGTCGTGAAGGTGGAGGACGTCGGGCTCGGCGATTTCTGCCGCCACGAGCAGCCCCGGCGAAACACGATGAGCTACTACCTCGAGGCGCTCGGGCGCAACAAGCGCTCCGTCGCGCTCGATCTCAAGGACGAGGAGGCGCACGCGGCGTTCCTCAAGCTGGCGGAAGGCGCCGACGTGGTGATGGAAAGCTTCCGCCCGGGCGTGACGAAGAAGCTCGGCATCGACTACGGCACGCTGGCCGCCGCGAACCCGCGGCTCGTGTACTGCTCGTTCTCGGGCTACGGCCAGGACGACCCGCGCAGCCAGCTGCCGCTGCACGACCTGAACATGCAGGCGCAGAGCGGCTACCTCTCGCTCAACGGCGGCGTGAAGGCGCCGCTGCACCTATGCGACCTCGCCAGCTCGATGGTGGCGGCGCAGAGCGTGCTCGCGGCGCTGTACGACCGCGAGATCACGGGGGAGGGGCGCTTCATCGACGTGTCGATGTTCGACTCCTTCGTGTGGTGGAACTCGCTCATCGACGAGCGCTGGTGCTTCCAGGGCGGCATCGACGAGGGCTCGGTCATCTACCCGGCCGACTGCTGCTTCTACAACATCTACGAGACGCGCGACGGCGGCAAGCTGGCGTTCGGCCTCATCGAGGACAAGTTCTGGACGGCGTTCTGCGAGGCCGCGGGCGTGCCGGAGCTGGCGTGCAAGCCGGCCGGCGCCTACGAGCGCATGCGCGAGCTCGTGGCGTCGCGCACGCGCGCCGAGTGGGAGGAGTGGCTGGTCGGCAAGGACCTGTGCATCGCCTCGGTCATCGACAAGGACGAGGCCATCGCCCAGCTGCTCGAGCGCGAGCCGGACATGATGGCCTACCGCGACTTCCCGCGCGCGGGGCGCGTGCTGCAGACGAACCTGCCGCACAACATCGCGGGGATGCGGCCGTCCATCGACACGTTCACCGAGGCCCCGGCCCACGGCGAGCACACGGCCGCGGTGCTGGCCGAGGCGGGGCTCTCCGCCGACGACGTCGCGCGCCTCGAGCGGCGCGGCGCCGTGCGCAGCGCGTCATAG